A stretch of Zootoca vivipara chromosome 13, rZooViv1.1, whole genome shotgun sequence DNA encodes these proteins:
- the LOC118094849 gene encoding GTPase HRas: MTEYKLVVVGAGGVGKSALTIQLIQNHFVDEYDPTIEDSYRKQVVIDGETCLLDILDTAGQEEYSAMRDQYMRTGEGFLCVFAINNTKSFEDVHHYREQINRVKDSDDVPMVLVGNKCDLPSRTVDTKQAQELARSYGIPFVETSAKTRQGVEDAFYTLVREIRKHKEKISNGRKKKSSKRKCIIL; this comes from the exons ATGACAGAATACaaactggtggtggtgggtgctGGTGGTGTTGGGAAGAGTGCATTGACTATACAGTTGATTCAGAATCACTTTGTGGACGAGTATGATCCCACTATAGAG GATTCATACCGGAAGCAAGTGGTAATCGATGGAGAGACGTGTCTCTTGGATATCTTGGACACAGCTGGGCAAGAGGAGTACAGTGCTATGCGTGACCAGTACATGAGGACAGGAGAAGGCTTCCTCTGTGTCTTTGCAATCAACAACACAAAGTCTTTCGAAGATGTTCACCACTACAG GGAGCAGATCAACCGTGTGAAGGACTCCGATGATGTTCCGATGGTGCTTGTTGGCAATAAATGTGATCTGCCCTCCCGGACGGTGGATACAAAACAAGCCCAGGAGCTTGCCAGAAGCTACGGAATCCCCTTTGTAGAGACCTCTGCCAAAACCAGACAG GGAGTGGAGGATGCTTTCTACACCCTGGTGCGAGAAATCCGAAAACACAAGGAAAAGATCAGCAATGGGCGCAAGAAGAAATCTTCCAAAAGGAAGTGTATTATCCTCTGA